Proteins co-encoded in one Camelus bactrianus isolate YW-2024 breed Bactrian camel chromosome 6, ASM4877302v1, whole genome shotgun sequence genomic window:
- the LOC105064665 gene encoding ribonuclease pancreatic isoform X2: MVLKFLFLFLFLSLLLVLGWVQPSLGRESPSKKFQRQHMDSGNSPGNNTNYCNQMMKRRKMTRGWCKPVNTFVHESLEDVKAICSEKNITCKNGQYNCHQSNSTVNITDCRQTGSSRYPNCVYKTTKLQKRIIVACEGNVSMPVHLDASV, translated from the coding sequence ATGGTTCTGAAGTTCCTGTTCCTGTTCCTGTTCCTGTCCTTACTGCTGGTGCTGGGGTGGGTCCAGCCTTCCCTGGGCAGGGAATCGCCCTCCAAGAAGTTCCAGCGGCAGCACATGGACAGCGGCAACTCCCCTGGCAACAACACCAACTACTGCAACCAAATGATGAAGCGTCGGAAGATGACACGTGGATGGTGCAAGCCGGTGAACACCTTTGTGCATGAGTCCCTGGAAGATGTCAAGGCCATCTGCTCCGAGAAAAACATCACCTGCAAAAATGGGCAGTACAATTGCCACCAGAGCAACTCCACCGTGAACATCACGGACTGCCGCCAGACAGGCAGCTCCAGGTACCCCAACTGTGTATACAAGACTACCAAGCTGCAGAAGCGCATCATTGTGGCCTGTGAGGGGAACGTGTCCATGCCGGTGCACTTGGATGCTTCTGTGTAG